The following coding sequences lie in one Kribbella sp. NBC_00709 genomic window:
- a CDS encoding TetR/AcrR family transcriptional regulator — protein sequence MATEEYASVWTRPKRGRRREQPALTQEQIVAEAIKLLDAHGLEALTMRKLGAALGAVATAVYWHVANKEELLELVVDEVYGEIDVPEVVDPARWRDAAEASARSLRAMIVRHPWTAPTLADVGMNYLGPNLMHVSDRMLGVYLGAGFELIEADNASKTVLGFVIGIASVEAATISKLKRSGKDMASWQAEVWPAAVRAAEPYPRMRALYAANNGADLEAGGEDTFSYGLTRILDGLEARLIRD from the coding sequence ATGGCGACCGAGGAGTACGCGTCCGTCTGGACCCGGCCCAAGCGCGGCCGGCGGCGCGAGCAGCCTGCGCTCACCCAGGAGCAGATCGTTGCGGAGGCGATCAAGCTGCTGGACGCGCACGGCCTGGAGGCGCTGACGATGCGCAAGCTCGGCGCCGCTCTCGGCGCGGTCGCGACGGCGGTCTACTGGCACGTTGCAAACAAAGAGGAGCTGCTCGAGCTCGTCGTCGACGAGGTGTACGGCGAGATCGACGTGCCCGAGGTCGTCGATCCGGCCCGGTGGCGGGACGCAGCGGAGGCGTCGGCGCGCAGTCTGCGCGCGATGATCGTGCGGCACCCGTGGACCGCGCCGACACTCGCGGACGTCGGCATGAACTACCTCGGCCCGAACCTGATGCACGTGTCGGACCGGATGCTCGGGGTCTACCTCGGCGCAGGGTTCGAGCTGATCGAGGCGGACAACGCGTCGAAGACCGTGCTCGGGTTCGTGATCGGGATCGCGTCGGTCGAGGCAGCGACGATCAGCAAGCTGAAGCGCAGCGGCAAGGACATGGCGTCCTGGCAGGCCGAGGTCTGGCCGGCGGCGGTCCGCGCCGCCGAGCCGTACCCACGGATGCGCGCGCTGTACGCGGCCAACAACGGGGCGGACCTCGAAGCAGGCGGCGAGGACACGTTCAGCTACGGCCTCACCCGGATCCTCGACGGTCTCGAGGCCCGGCTGATCCGCGACTGA
- a CDS encoding Gfo/Idh/MocA family protein yields the protein MTTRIAVIGVGSIATQHLLSYQKNPQSELVAVCDIDRTRAKAQADKFGVPKATDVVDEILADDGVDAVSICVPNFLHAKFAEAALRAGKDVLVEKPMSVNVAEAEALVQATKETGQALQIGYVRRFAPNALVTKRFLDEGEFGDIYAARATIIRAAGNPGGWFGDVSVSGGGPLIDLGVHIIDLCWYLMGMPAPVSVSGATFSKLGARDNIQHLTRYRAASETRVNNVEDYATAQIRFEGGAVLDVDTSYSLHARNSTSVKIHGSKGGAEIEPELLMITERHDTLLHMQPQIDSLGFDFQVGFANQIDHFLQICRREIPADATAEQGLEMARMLSAIYESAKAGAEVTIAR from the coding sequence CTGCTGTCATACCAGAAGAATCCACAGTCCGAACTGGTCGCCGTGTGCGACATCGACCGGACGCGCGCCAAGGCGCAGGCCGACAAGTTCGGCGTCCCGAAGGCGACCGATGTCGTCGACGAGATCCTGGCCGACGACGGTGTCGACGCGGTGAGCATCTGCGTGCCGAACTTCCTGCACGCCAAGTTCGCCGAGGCGGCGCTGCGGGCCGGCAAGGACGTCCTTGTCGAGAAGCCGATGTCCGTGAACGTCGCCGAGGCCGAAGCGCTGGTCCAGGCGACCAAGGAGACCGGACAGGCGCTGCAGATCGGCTACGTACGCCGATTCGCTCCGAACGCCCTGGTGACCAAGCGGTTCCTGGACGAGGGCGAGTTCGGCGACATCTACGCCGCGCGGGCCACGATCATCCGGGCCGCCGGCAACCCCGGTGGCTGGTTCGGTGACGTGTCGGTCTCGGGCGGCGGTCCGCTCATCGACCTGGGTGTCCACATCATCGATCTGTGCTGGTACCTGATGGGGATGCCCGCGCCGGTTTCGGTGTCGGGCGCGACGTTCTCGAAGCTCGGCGCCCGCGACAACATCCAGCACCTGACCCGGTACCGGGCCGCGTCCGAGACGCGGGTGAACAACGTCGAGGACTACGCGACCGCGCAGATCCGCTTCGAGGGCGGGGCGGTCCTCGACGTGGACACGTCGTACTCGCTGCACGCACGGAACTCGACGAGTGTGAAGATCCACGGCTCCAAGGGCGGGGCGGAGATCGAGCCCGAACTGCTGATGATCACCGAGCGGCACGACACCCTGCTGCACATGCAGCCGCAGATCGATTCGCTCGGCTTCGATTTCCAGGTCGGGTTCGCGAACCAGATCGACCACTTCCTGCAGATCTGCCGCCGAGAGATCCCGGCCGACGCCACCGCGGAGCAGGGCCTGGAGATGGCCCGGATGCTGTCGGCGATCTACGAGTCGGCCAAGGCCGGCGCCGAGGTGACCATCGCCCGCTGA